The nucleotide sequence GCAGAGCGGACCGGGTCATCCACTTCGTCACCGCTGCCGCCGCCATGGCGGTTAAAGATGCACAGCTGGATGTGCATAAGATAGATCCCTACCGCTTTGGAGTTTATATAGGAAGCGGTGAGGGGGGTATAAACACCACCAACGAAAACTATGGGATACTCCGGGATAAGGGACCGTCCCGCGTGAGTCCCTTCTTCGTGCCAATGATGCTGAGCAACATGCCAGCCGCTTACGTGGCCATAACCTATGGTGCCAAGGGTCCCAACATGGCGGTGGTAACCGCCTGCGCTTCTGCTACGCACAGCATGGGAGAGGCCTATGAGACCATCTTGCGTGGCGATGCGGATGTGATGATAACCGGAGGGGCAGAGGCGGCCATAACGCCCATAGCGGTGGCGGGTTTTGCGGCGTTGAAGGCCTTGTCTACCCGTAATGATGAGCCTCGGCGGGCTTCAAGGCCCTTTGACATGGAGAGGGACGGGTTTGTCATGGGTGAAGGGGCCGGGATCCTCATATTTGAGGAGTTGGAGCACGCCCTTAATAGGGGGGCTAACATAATAGCTGAGGTAGTGGGATATGGTAATACCTGCGACGCCTACCATATCACCGCTCCGGATCCGGAGGGCGACGGTCCCAGGAGGGCAATGGAGATGGCGCTTCGTAAGGCTGGACTCAAGCCCGATGAAGTGGACCTCATAAATGCCCATGGTACCTCCACCCCATTGAACGATAAGATGGAGAGCGCCGCCATTAGGTCTGTGTTTGGGGAGCATGCTAATGATCTTCTAGTGAACTCCACCAAGTCGATGATAGGTCACGGCTTGGGTGCCGCTGGAGCTCTTGAGACCATAGCGGCCTTGCAGTCCATAGTAGAAGGCGTAGTGCACCCAACCTTGAACTATGAGAATCCCGATCCCGAGTGCAACGTGAACGTGGTGGGGCCCAAGGCGGTTAGGAAGGATGTCCGCTGTATATTGGTGAATAACTTTGGTTTTGGCGGCCACAACGCCGTATTGGCGCTCAAAAAGTATGAGGGGTAGCTCTCATGAGGGATTCCCAGGATCTTGAGGGATCGATCGAGGTTCTGCAAAGGCTGGTTGGGTATCGGTTCTCCGATACCCAACTTTTAATTGAAGCCCTTACGCACTCTTCTTTTGCTAATGAGTACTCCCTGGGCTACTGTAACGAGAGGCTGGAGTTTCTTGGGGACTCGGTTATAGGGCTTTGCGTGGCGGAGGAGCTGTTTGTTAAGTATCCCTCGGAGAGGGAAGGGCGTCTTACTAAGATGAGGGCCAGGGTGGTGTGCTGTGAGGCCCTGGCTGATGCGGCCAGGGCTGCAGGGTTCGCCGCCTATCTTCGGCTGGGCAAGGCCCTTAAAAATAGGGCCACGGACAGCATTTTGGCCGATGCATTTGAGGCTTTGATCGGAGCTGTGTACCTGGATGGGGGCATAGAACGGGCCAGGGAAGTAGTTTTGAGGTTCATCCCCCTGGATGTTGACGTCGATGTCTCTGATCCAAAGTCGGCCCTTCAGGAAATGCTTCAGCATCAAGGGCTTGGGGCGCCAAAGTATAAGCTGGAGGGTACCTATGGCCCGCCCCATGATGCAACTTTTTGGGTATCTGTATGGTGTGCAGATGATCTCCTTGGCAGGGGTAGGGGCAAAACACGGAAGGAAGCGGAAGCTTCGGCGGCTTCGGAGGCCCTTTCCAAGTTGGCCAAGAAATGATCTATGCAACCGGTTGCATAAAAGTTTGGGTTGCTGTAAACTATCCCCCGAAGAGCCTTTAAGAGGGTCCAGAGAGGCCCCAAGGCTGGGGGGTGTTGTGGCGTGCTTAGTTTATCTTCTCTTGTGGTAACAGGGGGAGCGCTGGATTGTCCAGCGATCCCCCATTTTTTTATGCCTTCCGGGGGTGATATTAAGTGAGGGTAAAGGCCAAATTGATGGATCGGGATGACATGGAGCGGGCCCTCAAACGAATGGCCCACGAGGTGGTGGAGGATTCCAAGGGGTTGGATGGGCTTATGCTTGTTGGAATCCAAAGGCGGGGGGTTTACCTTGCAAGGCGCCTTAGGGATCTTATCCTTCAGTTTGAGGCGGTTAAAGTGCCTTGCGGGGAGTTGGACATAACCCTATACAGGGATGATCTCACCATGTTAAGTGATCAGCCGATAGTGCGAAGCACCTCCATGCCCGAGGATGTGACGGGGAAGAAGATGGTTTTGGTGGACGACGTTATATACACCGGCAGAACGGTGAGGTCTGCTTTGGATGCGGTGATGGACCTCGGTCGTCCCGGCAGGATAAGGCTTGCGGTGTTGGTTGACAGGGGGCATCGAGAATTGCCGATACAGCCTGATTTCGTCGGTAAGAACGTACCTACATCGAAGAACGAGGTCGTAGAAGTGATGCTTACCGAGGTGGACGGGAAGGACGAGGTGATAATAAGTGAGCGGGACTAGTTTTAGGTGGACCAAAAGGCATGTCCTTGATGTGGAAGGCTGGAGCCGTGAAGAGATATTGATGCTTATGGAGCAGGCCCGCCATATGGAGGATCTTATGGGGCGTCCCATAAAGAAGGTTCCAGCCCTTAGGGGTAAATTGGCGGTTAACCTTTTCTTTGAGAATTCCACCAGGACCAGGGTGTCATTCGAGCTTGCAGAAAAGATGTTATCCGCAGATGTGGTCAATTGGTCCAGCTCGGGTTCCAGCACTGCAAAGGGTGAGACATTGAGGGATACCGCTTGGACCTTGGAGGCCATGGGGGCGGATATAGTTGTGATAAGGCACAGCGCAGTGGGAGCAGCTCAATATCTGGCTAAAAAACTAAAACGAGCGGTGGTGATGAATGCAGGAGATGGCGCTCATGCGCATCCCACCCAGTGTCTTCTGGATCTGTACACCGCATGGAAGCATCTTGGGGACCTAGGGGGCCGCAAGGTGGCAATAGTGGGAGATGTGGAACATAGTAGGGTGGCCAGGAGCGATATCATAGGCTTCAACACCATGGGGTGTCAGGTGGTGTTGTCAGGACCTTCGACTCTCATGCCATATCAGGTGGGGCACCTCAACGTTACCTACGAAAGGGATGTGAGAAAGGCCATAGAGGGAGCCCACGTGATCTACCTGTTAAGGATACAGCGGGAGAGGCAAAGGGATGGTCTGTTCCCCTCCGTAGATGAGTACCACCGGTTTTGGGGCGCCACAGAGGAACTGATCGCTAACGTCTCCAGGGATGTGCTGGTTATGCATCCTGGGCCGATCAACAGGGGAGTTGAAATAGAGAGCTCCGTGGCGGATGGGGAAAACAGCGTGATATTGGAGCAGGTTCGAAGCGGAGTGGCCGTTAGGATGGCTCTTTTGTACCTTTGTGCTGGGGGTGCTGCGTGATGGGCCTTTTGCTTAAAAACGCTAAAGTTTTTGACGGTAACGATATACAGGAAGGGCTTTACCATCTGGTTATAGACGGCGATATGGTGGCGGCGGTATTGAAGGATATGCCGGTCGACTTTAACGGCCAGGTGGAGGACCTTGATGGGAAGCTGTTGAGCCCGGGCTTCGTTGATATTCACTGTCATCTTAGGGAGCCTGGTTTTGAATGGAGGGAAGATTTAAGTTCCGGCTCGAAGGCGGCTTGCGCTGGAGGATTTACTGACGTGGTGGCCATGCCGAACACGGATCCACCGGTTGATGACGCTTTCCTGGTGGAGCATATGGCCATGAAGGGTGCGCTGTTGGATGGCGCTAGGGTCTTCCCCGCCGGTTGTGTCAGCAAGGGCCGGAAGGGGGAAGAAATGGCGGAGCTGCTTAAGATGGCCGAGGCCGGCGCGGTGCTGTTTACCGATGATGGGGCCCCTGTTAAAAGTTCCTCTCTGCTTAGGCTCGCTTTGATCTATCTTAAGAGAACCGGCATAAGGGTTATGGAGCACCCTGAGGATACATCCCTTTCGTCGGGTGGCCATGTGCATGAAGGCAAGGTGAGCTGTCTTAGTGGCCTTAAGGGTATTCCCTCTGTATCTGAGGAGCTAGGGGTCATGAGGGCCATAGAGATTGCCAGGAACACGGGAGGATCGATA is from Thermanaerothrix sp. and encodes:
- the fabF gene encoding beta-ketoacyl-ACP synthase II; this encodes MRRVVVTGLGVVSPIGLGRETYWRALEEGRSGVGTISLFDATDYAVKIAAEVKDFNPEDWMDKKEARRADRVIHFVTAAAAMAVKDAQLDVHKIDPYRFGVYIGSGEGGINTTNENYGILRDKGPSRVSPFFVPMMLSNMPAAYVAITYGAKGPNMAVVTACASATHSMGEAYETILRGDADVMITGGAEAAITPIAVAGFAALKALSTRNDEPRRASRPFDMERDGFVMGEGAGILIFEELEHALNRGANIIAEVVGYGNTCDAYHITAPDPEGDGPRRAMEMALRKAGLKPDEVDLINAHGTSTPLNDKMESAAIRSVFGEHANDLLVNSTKSMIGHGLGAAGALETIAALQSIVEGVVHPTLNYENPDPECNVNVVGPKAVRKDVRCILVNNFGFGGHNAVLALKKYEG
- the rnc gene encoding ribonuclease III; this encodes MRDSQDLEGSIEVLQRLVGYRFSDTQLLIEALTHSSFANEYSLGYCNERLEFLGDSVIGLCVAEELFVKYPSEREGRLTKMRARVVCCEALADAARAAGFAAYLRLGKALKNRATDSILADAFEALIGAVYLDGGIERAREVVLRFIPLDVDVDVSDPKSALQEMLQHQGLGAPKYKLEGTYGPPHDATFWVSVWCADDLLGRGRGKTRKEAEASAASEALSKLAKK
- the pyrR gene encoding bifunctional pyr operon transcriptional regulator/uracil phosphoribosyltransferase PyrR, with protein sequence MRVKAKLMDRDDMERALKRMAHEVVEDSKGLDGLMLVGIQRRGVYLARRLRDLILQFEAVKVPCGELDITLYRDDLTMLSDQPIVRSTSMPEDVTGKKMVLVDDVIYTGRTVRSALDAVMDLGRPGRIRLAVLVDRGHRELPIQPDFVGKNVPTSKNEVVEVMLTEVDGKDEVIISERD
- a CDS encoding aspartate carbamoyltransferase catalytic subunit, with the protein product MSGTSFRWTKRHVLDVEGWSREEILMLMEQARHMEDLMGRPIKKVPALRGKLAVNLFFENSTRTRVSFELAEKMLSADVVNWSSSGSSTAKGETLRDTAWTLEAMGADIVVIRHSAVGAAQYLAKKLKRAVVMNAGDGAHAHPTQCLLDLYTAWKHLGDLGGRKVAIVGDVEHSRVARSDIIGFNTMGCQVVLSGPSTLMPYQVGHLNVTYERDVRKAIEGAHVIYLLRIQRERQRDGLFPSVDEYHRFWGATEELIANVSRDVLVMHPGPINRGVEIESSVADGENSVILEQVRSGVAVRMALLYLCAGGAA
- a CDS encoding dihydroorotase, which produces MGLLLKNAKVFDGNDIQEGLYHLVIDGDMVAAVLKDMPVDFNGQVEDLDGKLLSPGFVDIHCHLREPGFEWREDLSSGSKAACAGGFTDVVAMPNTDPPVDDAFLVEHMAMKGALLDGARVFPAGCVSKGRKGEEMAELLKMAEAGAVLFTDDGAPVKSSSLLRLALIYLKRTGIRVMEHPEDTSLSSGGHVHEGKVSCLSGLKGIPSVSEELGVMRAIEIARNTGGSIHLTHISTARSVEIIRRAKEEGVDVTCDVTPHHLTFCEDDVIASGYDAVFKVNPPLRSIEDREALWRGLMDGTVDVIATDHAPWHLDEKDLPFQEASFGIASLECAAAAVLDGAVRRGIPMGTVLTAMSMAPRRIINHSLPGLEVGARADLTVLDLDKVGKVSCSSWVSKCKFGPWDGVVLKGWPVMTLVGGRIAWRSQD